Proteins co-encoded in one Neosynechococcus sphagnicola sy1 genomic window:
- a CDS encoding DUF4079 domain-containing protein, with protein sequence MDSFSEQLSAGLEPIASWFRNLGVPEPIVHWGHPVMMGIVVLVMGSFVGLAGWRGRLITDEAAASQSRADHRQLAPLMTLFMTLGYTGGVLSLVMQKHPILQSPHFWTGSLALLLLGINGAIAGWGFGQKQGVDTGAGWRTFHAYLGSTALCLLLIHAAFGLKLGLSI encoded by the coding sequence ATGGATAGTTTCAGTGAGCAATTGAGTGCAGGATTAGAACCCATTGCATCATGGTTTCGTAATTTAGGCGTTCCAGAACCAATTGTCCATTGGGGACACCCAGTAATGATGGGAATTGTTGTGTTAGTCATGGGCAGCTTTGTCGGTCTGGCCGGCTGGCGGGGACGATTGATCACCGATGAGGCAGCAGCCAGTCAAAGTCGAGCTGATCATCGGCAGTTAGCTCCCTTAATGACACTATTTATGACCCTCGGTTATACGGGAGGAGTGTTGTCTCTGGTGATGCAAAAACACCCGATTTTACAAAGTCCTCATTTCTGGACAGGTTCGCTTGCCCTCCTACTTCTGGGAATCAATGGTGCGATCGCAGGGTGGGGATTTGGGCAAAAACAGGGCGTTGATACCGGAGCAGGCTGGCGTACCTTTCATGCCTATCTGGGTAGCACAGCGCTCTGCTTATTGTTGATTCATGCTGCCTTCGGTTTAAAGTTGGGGCTATCCATCTAA
- a CDS encoding ComEC/Rec2 family competence protein produces the protein MHPATGMILCLAYVLGLLATAIPWGGYGCLGLGLAAAVLLPRLWRTGPKRWLWLIAGTLGLIASLYLHLRVPHPGATDISRLIQQPGDSHRPPVVTVQGVVESLPRLTRSQKAQFWLRTSQFGPVDTGQPTTGRVYTTVPLLQATGINPGQRVTVTGTMYQPKSNPGQCVFDFKDYLGQEGSFAGLVGQKLEPTERGQNDRHWGWWSIRQRIVQSQVRWLNVPAGPLVSAMVLGGRAVDLPFEIRDCFVRVGLAHALAASGFQVSLILGVVLALTQQFTPRVQFGLGAAANLLFVGLAGPSPSVLRAAVMGFAVLLGVLSDRKIKPLASLVVAATLLLLLNPLWIWDLGFQLSFAATLGLLVTVPPLMQGLDWMPPGIASLMAVPIAATIWTLPIQIYAFCLISPYCILANIISVPLISMISLGGFVSSMASLIWPVAGSGLAWFLYYPAHLLIELVNFFCQLPGNSVSIGTISIAQLLGLYGLISLVWLHSWWQRRWWLAAALSVGLVVAPVLSTQATLARVTVLSTPTPVVVIQNRGKVTLINAGNQNSAVFTVMPFLQQQGINQIDWAIATDLAARPNSGWLDIVKHLPIRNFFADQTPFPKAIQAQQLQQRVQARQGTYQTLAIEQDIQAGDVRLHISSSPQRWLQFKFQEQSWILLPRKTSSKQQLQPLQNATAFPQSAVLVWSGQMLHPEFLAQFHPVAAIATGSVEAKTSAQLAALQIPLYKTTVSGAIQWTRLSDLEPSTEALDQENVLP, from the coding sequence ATGCACCCTGCAACTGGAATGATACTTTGTCTGGCCTATGTCCTGGGTTTGCTGGCAACAGCTATTCCCTGGGGAGGATATGGTTGTTTAGGGCTGGGGTTGGCTGCGGCAGTGCTGCTGCCTCGGTTGTGGCGTACAGGTCCCAAGAGGTGGCTATGGTTGATTGCAGGAACTCTGGGCCTGATCGCTAGCCTGTACCTGCATCTGCGAGTACCTCATCCGGGAGCAACTGATATCAGCCGATTGATTCAGCAACCTGGAGACAGTCATCGTCCTCCAGTGGTAACGGTTCAAGGCGTGGTTGAAAGCCTACCAAGGCTAACCCGGAGTCAAAAGGCTCAATTTTGGCTCCGAACCAGTCAGTTCGGCCCAGTCGATACTGGTCAGCCGACCACAGGCAGAGTTTACACGACGGTTCCCCTCCTCCAAGCAACGGGGATCAATCCTGGACAGAGGGTGACCGTTACGGGAACCATGTACCAACCCAAATCCAATCCCGGACAATGCGTGTTTGATTTCAAGGATTACCTGGGACAGGAAGGATCATTTGCTGGATTGGTAGGGCAAAAGCTGGAACCCACTGAGAGAGGGCAAAACGATCGCCACTGGGGATGGTGGAGTATACGCCAACGGATTGTGCAGTCCCAAGTTCGTTGGCTCAATGTGCCAGCTGGCCCCCTAGTGAGTGCGATGGTGCTGGGGGGACGAGCGGTGGACTTGCCATTTGAAATCCGAGATTGCTTTGTCCGAGTGGGCTTGGCCCATGCCCTGGCTGCATCGGGCTTTCAGGTGTCGTTGATTTTAGGTGTGGTGTTGGCACTGACACAGCAATTCACCCCTCGGGTGCAGTTTGGTTTGGGTGCAGCAGCAAATTTATTATTCGTGGGCTTGGCTGGGCCTTCTCCATCGGTACTGCGAGCCGCCGTCATGGGATTTGCCGTGTTACTGGGAGTTCTAAGCGATCGTAAGATCAAACCACTGGCATCTCTGGTGGTAGCAGCCACCCTGTTGTTATTGTTAAATCCCCTGTGGATATGGGATCTGGGATTTCAACTGAGTTTTGCAGCCACCCTGGGATTGTTAGTGACGGTTCCTCCCCTGATGCAGGGATTGGATTGGATGCCGCCGGGAATCGCCAGTTTAATGGCAGTTCCCATTGCCGCTACGATTTGGACACTACCGATTCAGATTTATGCCTTCTGCCTGATCTCGCCCTACTGCATTCTGGCCAATATTATCTCGGTGCCCTTGATTTCAATGATCAGTCTGGGGGGGTTTGTTAGTAGCATGGCGAGCCTCATCTGGCCTGTGGCTGGCAGTGGGCTGGCTTGGTTTCTGTACTACCCTGCCCACTTATTGATCGAGTTGGTGAATTTCTTTTGTCAGTTACCGGGTAACTCCGTCTCCATCGGGACGATTTCGATCGCGCAATTGTTGGGTCTCTATGGGTTGATTAGTCTTGTGTGGCTGCATTCCTGGTGGCAGCGCCGCTGGTGGTTGGCGGCGGCCTTGTCTGTGGGATTGGTGGTGGCACCTGTTTTGAGTACTCAGGCCACCCTAGCCCGTGTAACTGTATTGTCTACCCCTACTCCCGTTGTCGTGATTCAAAATCGAGGAAAAGTGACTCTGATCAATGCTGGCAACCAGAATAGTGCCGTGTTTACAGTTATGCCCTTTCTCCAGCAACAAGGGATTAATCAAATTGACTGGGCGATCGCCACAGACTTAGCAGCTCGCCCCAACAGCGGTTGGCTAGATATCGTCAAGCACTTACCGATTCGCAATTTCTTTGCCGATCAGACTCCCTTCCCGAAAGCCATCCAAGCACAGCAGCTACAGCAACGGGTGCAAGCTCGTCAAGGCACCTATCAGACATTGGCCATTGAGCAGGATATTCAAGCCGGGGATGTAAGACTCCACATCTCCTCCTCACCCCAGCGGTGGCTCCAGTTCAAATTTCAGGAGCAGTCCTGGATCCTGCTGCCTCGCAAGACAAGTTCAAAGCAACAGCTACAGCCTTTGCAAAACGCCACTGCCTTCCCTCAGTCTGCAGTCCTGGTCTGGTCTGGGCAGATGCTCCACCCAGAGTTTCTGGCTCAATTCCATCCAGTAGCGGCGATCGCGACTGGGTCGGTTGAAGCTAAAACTTCTGCCCAGTTGGCAGCGCTGCAAATCCCTTTATATAAAACCACCGTGAGTGGAGCCATTCAATGGACACGCCTCAGTGATCTAGAGCCTAGTACTGAGGCACTAGATCAGGAAAATGTTTTGCCATAG
- a CDS encoding serine/threonine-protein kinase, translated as MTSTLLNNRYRLISPLGKGGFGVTMLAEDTYMPSKRACVIKQLKPITNNPAIYQLVKERFQREAALLEELSSGTDQIPQLYAYFEESEKFYLVQELIDGQTLENTLLREGTLSEKFVIDILANVLKVLDYVHSKGIIHRDIKPANIMIRKRDTKTILIDFGAVKETMFQGEQKQIKIVGSPGFMAPEQAEGSPTYASDLYGLGMTAIYLMTGQPSDLLPRDPKTGQMLWQSDKLKISNTLALVLEKAIQSDWKARYQTAQEMLMGMGELHVDLLADQLRRYRRPSHNS; from the coding sequence CACCTATATGCCCTCTAAGCGAGCCTGTGTCATTAAGCAACTCAAACCGATCACCAATAACCCAGCGATCTATCAACTGGTGAAGGAGCGATTCCAGCGGGAAGCTGCCCTTTTGGAAGAATTGAGTTCTGGTACTGATCAAATCCCTCAGTTGTATGCCTACTTTGAGGAATCTGAAAAGTTTTATCTTGTGCAAGAACTGATTGATGGGCAGACCCTAGAAAATACCCTCCTCCGAGAGGGAACTCTGAGCGAGAAGTTTGTTATTGATATCTTGGCAAATGTGCTGAAGGTTCTGGACTATGTTCATAGTAAAGGCATTATTCACCGGGATATTAAGCCTGCTAATATTATGATTCGCAAACGAGATACTAAAACAATCTTGATTGATTTTGGTGCTGTCAAAGAAACGATGTTTCAGGGAGAACAAAAGCAAATTAAAATTGTAGGGTCTCCTGGTTTCATGGCTCCTGAACAAGCAGAGGGAAGTCCTACCTATGCCAGTGATCTCTACGGCTTAGGAATGACAGCAATATATTTAATGACGGGTCAGCCTTCGGATCTGTTGCCGCGAGATCCTAAAACAGGTCAAATGTTATGGCAATCTGACAAACTCAAGATCAGTAACACCCTAGCATTGGTTCTGGAAAAAGCCATACAGTCTGACTGGAAAGCTCGCTATCAAACTGCCCAGGAAATGCTGATGGGCATGGGTGAACTCCATGTAGATTTGCTTGCCGATCAGTTACGCCGTTATCGTCGCCCCAGTCACAACTCATAA
- a CDS encoding DHH family phosphoesterase: protein MPEQVPDWDIYSAVDPPPWFVAAVRHQTAVANPQAAMLLWQRGIQTNDQLQCFLDPDHYQPASPWEFGSEMQWAVDRLQQAVDQQQRVVIWGDFDADGLTATAVLWEGLGRFLEPDRCLSYFLPNRLTESHGLSCQGIDQLQTQGCQLIVTCDTGSTNLKEIAYARLMGIDVIITDHHTLSPERPPVTAILNPRSFPPTHPLAHLSGVAVAYKLIEALYEIRSMPPDALESLLDLVAIGLVADLVQMTGVLPLSCPARDCPIAETGKSIYHNATRGS, encoded by the coding sequence ATGCCAGAACAAGTTCCGGACTGGGATATTTATTCTGCTGTTGATCCACCGCCGTGGTTTGTCGCAGCGGTCAGACACCAAACCGCTGTGGCAAACCCTCAAGCCGCTATGCTGCTGTGGCAGCGAGGCATTCAAACCAATGACCAGTTGCAATGCTTTCTCGATCCTGACCATTACCAACCAGCTAGCCCCTGGGAATTTGGATCGGAAATGCAATGGGCGGTGGATCGCCTTCAGCAGGCAGTCGATCAACAACAAAGGGTAGTGATCTGGGGAGATTTTGATGCCGATGGGCTGACAGCCACCGCTGTGCTCTGGGAAGGACTGGGCAGGTTCTTGGAGCCAGATCGCTGTCTGAGTTATTTCCTTCCCAATCGACTGACAGAATCCCATGGGTTATCTTGCCAGGGCATCGATCAATTACAGACCCAAGGTTGCCAATTGATCGTTACCTGTGACACCGGCAGCACTAACCTCAAGGAAATTGCCTATGCCCGCCTGATGGGCATTGATGTGATCATTACCGATCACCATACCCTGTCTCCTGAGCGCCCCCCTGTGACGGCGATTCTGAACCCCCGTTCCTTCCCCCCGACCCATCCCCTGGCCCATCTGTCCGGTGTCGCTGTGGCTTACAAATTAATAGAGGCTCTCTATGAAATCCGGTCAATGCCCCCCGATGCCTTAGAGTCGCTCTTAGATCTAGTGGCCATTGGCCTGGTTGCCGATCTGGTGCAGATGACGGGGGTATTGCCGCTATCTTGCCCAGCGAGGGATTGTCCAATTGCAGAAACAGGCAAGTCTATCTACCACAACGCGACCAGGGGTAGCTAA
- a CDS encoding cyclic nucleotide-binding domain-containing protein, protein MVWTKKPFYPGDIIYAAGDPSEYIYVIKSGSVEILDTYPETGTQVSSVLVPGKVFGEVELIDGKPRTSTARASDTVRITMFTHDEIVDMLFQHPENSLILARDVFNHLRKLYGGDDLESTMEKLREEMHEKIKKAVIAHESRVVKSHNGMAAIAIPIVLLVITAISLQLVLH, encoded by the coding sequence ATTGTATGGACAAAAAAACCTTTTTACCCCGGTGATATTATCTATGCGGCGGGCGATCCCAGTGAGTATATTTATGTAATTAAATCAGGGTCGGTTGAAATCCTCGACACCTATCCGGAAACAGGAACTCAAGTCTCCAGTGTGTTGGTACCTGGAAAAGTTTTTGGGGAAGTAGAACTGATTGATGGTAAGCCTCGAACTTCAACAGCTCGTGCAAGTGATACCGTTCGAATTACGATGTTTACCCATGATGAAATCGTTGATATGCTCTTTCAACACCCAGAAAATAGTTTGATCCTGGCAAGGGATGTCTTTAATCACCTCCGTAAGCTTTACGGAGGTGATGACCTAGAATCCACCATGGAAAAACTCCGGGAAGAGATGCATGAGAAGATTAAGAAGGCGGTGATTGCCCATGAGTCACGCGTGGTTAAAAGTCACAATGGCATGGCAGCGATCGCCATTCCCATTGTCTTGCTAGTCATCACTGCCATTAGTTTGCAATTAGTTCTACACTAA
- a CDS encoding DHHA1 domain-containing protein: MLELCKRSGDRPTDISFGLGPRINAVSRIYGNARFCVELLTSQDVERCTTLAEETELANTRRQGLQRQVAQQVIAKLAHLDLSTTHVIVLVDDQWPVGVLGLVAGQMAQAYGRPTILLSTEREDNVTGNASPRLARGSARSVNQLDLYTLVQGQEHLLHSFGGHPFALGLSLPLDNLSLFTEAINRQMRQQVIHLSPPVLTADLSVTVADLNQDGGKDLFKALKLLEPCGMGNPIPRLYLANCWFEQVWHRNLRDAKNQEVRFLKTEFMLRDDSTDQGFPGLWWGHGKGDLPPGRCDLIVELDYNSFTSQRQRKKPHYEIRLIAVRSCGLATQLPTLPRPSILDWRSPHAPSPGNPQSQPAPLVLKTCPSNWDELQVWCHRALQASQPLAIAYGEPDCPPPEQLFQQLVGVVKYLLRTGHSATRSQLCQKLNISPQLLDLGLQTLYELGFEIVVSDQNIHVMGYQLNGQVLPTVLTQFLSAVREAQFRQQYFFQLPLANIQAIAP, translated from the coding sequence TTGCTCGAACTCTGTAAACGCAGTGGCGATCGCCCCACCGATATTTCCTTTGGTCTTGGACCTCGGATCAATGCGGTTAGCCGCATCTATGGAAATGCCCGCTTTTGTGTGGAGTTACTCACCAGCCAGGATGTGGAGCGTTGCACCACCCTGGCAGAGGAAACAGAATTAGCCAATACCCGCCGCCAGGGGTTACAGCGGCAAGTCGCACAGCAGGTGATAGCCAAACTGGCCCATTTGGATCTCTCTACGACTCACGTCATTGTCTTGGTGGATGACCAGTGGCCTGTGGGGGTCCTCGGGCTGGTGGCGGGGCAGATGGCTCAAGCCTATGGTCGCCCCACGATCCTTCTGAGTACGGAAAGAGAAGACAATGTGACCGGTAATGCATCTCCCCGTCTGGCAAGAGGGTCAGCAAGATCGGTCAATCAGTTAGATCTCTATACCTTGGTGCAAGGGCAGGAGCATTTGCTCCACAGCTTTGGCGGGCATCCCTTTGCCTTAGGACTCAGCCTGCCCCTAGACAACCTGTCCCTATTTACCGAGGCGATTAATCGGCAGATGCGACAGCAGGTGATCCATCTCTCTCCCCCGGTGCTAACCGCCGATCTGAGCGTCACTGTTGCTGATTTGAACCAGGATGGGGGCAAAGACCTATTTAAAGCCCTGAAATTACTCGAACCCTGTGGGATGGGAAATCCCATTCCCCGGCTATATCTTGCCAATTGCTGGTTTGAGCAAGTTTGGCATCGGAATCTCCGAGATGCCAAGAACCAGGAAGTCCGGTTCCTAAAAACGGAATTCATGCTCCGAGATGACTCCACTGATCAGGGATTCCCGGGTCTGTGGTGGGGACATGGTAAGGGAGATCTCCCCCCAGGACGCTGCGATCTGATTGTAGAACTGGATTACAACTCCTTCACCAGCCAGCGACAACGCAAAAAACCCCACTATGAAATACGTCTGATAGCGGTTCGTTCCTGTGGGTTGGCAACCCAGCTCCCAACCTTGCCTCGCCCTTCGATTCTAGATTGGCGCTCCCCCCATGCTCCCTCCCCTGGGAACCCCCAATCCCAGCCAGCGCCTTTGGTTTTGAAGACCTGTCCTAGCAATTGGGATGAGCTACAAGTTTGGTGCCACCGGGCGCTGCAAGCATCCCAACCCTTGGCGATCGCCTATGGAGAACCTGACTGTCCTCCCCCGGAGCAGTTATTTCAACAATTGGTGGGAGTCGTCAAATATCTACTTCGCACGGGGCACTCTGCCACCCGTTCCCAACTGTGTCAGAAACTCAATATCAGTCCCCAACTTCTGGATTTGGGCTTGCAGACGTTGTATGAGTTAGGGTTTGAGATCGTTGTATCCGACCAAAACATCCACGTCATGGGGTATCAGCTCAATGGTCAAGTCCTCCCCACTGTCCTCACCCAATTCCTGAGTGCCGTCCGTGAAGCCCAGTTCCGCCAGCAGTATTTTTTCCAGCTCCCCTTGGCCAATATCCAAGCGATCGCCCCATGA